GAGTGCTTGTACCCATACGCTCATACGCAAATGAGCCAATTTTTGTCGTCGTTGCCGTTACCCGCTCCACTGCCCTATCCATAGAATATTTTACTACTCCGTATACTTCATCGTTCGGGTTCGCGTATCCATTAAACCCTCGTGGGTAATGAGATGGGTATACCATTGGTGCAATGTAATCGAAATATGGTGTTGCGCGTTCAAGTACCTGCCCAATAGTGAGGTCATCTGAGTTTGTGGTCGTCATTCCAAACAAGTCGGCTGAGAGCACTGGTATATTTCCAAAAGCATCTGGTTTTCGTACTTTTTGAGAGATATATCTGAAAAACTTCTCGAGCTCTACCTGTCGTTGCGAATAGTCGGAGTGATTAAACTGCACATCACTCATTGGACCATCTGAAGGATACCGAACGTAATCGAAGTTCAATTCATCAAATCCAATTGCATACGATTCGTTTGCAATGTCTACAATGTAATCCCAGAAAGGTTTTGCTCCAACATCTACAAATGCTAACCCTTTGTGGTCTTGCCAAGGAATTCCTTTACTTTTGCTTTGAACTGCGAGCTCGGGATAGACACTCGTGTAGAGTGGGTCTTGGAAAACAGTGATGCGTCCAATCAAGTAAATGTCGTCTTCATGAAGTTCCTCAAGGAATTCCTTCATGTCGGATACCTTACAGCCAGTTCCACCAAGGTCTTCAACACCTTCACCTCGAGGGAAACTTACCGTGCCGGTGAAGTCTTTAATATCAATAATAATAGAGTTCACTTCTGTTTCTGCAACAAGTGATGTAATCTCCTCGCGAAAAGTATTACTCGAAGCAGCGCACTGGCTCATATATACTGAACGTACAAATGGCGGAACAGGCACGTGCTTTACAGGTGGTGGTCCTTGCGAAACATGTTGTGGTTGAGTGGTATTTTTTGCCTGTGCGTTTGGAATATAGGTAGTAACACCCTTACCAAGTACCGGTGCACCGAAGATGATGACTACTCCGATAGCTAAAACGACTACAAGAGTAGCTACCCACAATATGGTGATGCGGGCAATTCCTTTATTCATGTGCCACTGAGATATCTGCATCAGGCATAGCACTCTGTTTGTAAGATGAAAATTCTTCTCCGTCTGCAGCGCGGGTTTTAGTACGAGTTTCAGTGTACATACGGAATGCGAGTGCAGCGATACCAGCTCCCAGTATGAGGAACATTATATTTTTCCATGAGCTCGGGAAACCTAAAAATGGCAACAATGCCACAATGATTCCAAGTGTAACAATAGTCTTTGTATGCTTCATATCGCGCCATTATAGCATGTCCTAGAAAGACGCAACTATGACGACAAATTCCCCTTTTTGTTTCTCTGGAGTCTCTGTAATGAGTGTCTTTAGTTCTTCTCCAGTACCACAAAGTACTTCTTCATATATTTTTGTGAGTTCACGGGCGATACAAATTTTTCTGTCTCCTACATGTTCGGTAAGTTCATCAAGTAGTTTTACAATTCGGTGAGTTGACTCGTATAACACGACAGTGCGGTTTGTTTCTGCGATTTCTTTCAGTTGCGTTTGCCTACCTTTTTTGTGTGGTAAAAACCCTAAAAACGTAAACTCGCTTGCTGATACTCCAGTTATTGAAAGTGCTGCGGTAACAGCTGAGGCCCCTGGAATAACTTCAATAGTAAAGTTGTGTTCACGAACTCGTGCAACGAGTTGTGAACCAGGGTCAGAGACTGTTGGGGTGCCTGCGTCTGAAACATACGCCACACGCTCTCCATTTTCGAGATGAGAAAGTACTTCGTCTATTTTTATAGACTCAGTGCGGGCGTTTAGGCTCTTAAGATGAGTATTAATTTCATACTTCTCGAACAAGCGTCGAGTGACCCGTGTGTCTTCACAAAAAACGACATCTGCTTCACCAAGAATGCGAATGGCGCGAAGGGTGATGTCTTCAAGGTTGCCTATGGGTGTCGCTACTATATAGAGTGTTCCGTTTTCCATTGGAGAAACAATACCGTGATAGCGAGACTTTGCATAGCCCATACGTACAAAACATCCAATTAATTGGATGTTTTGTATTTGATGATGAGCGATAACCGGACTACTACTTAGTAGTCCGGTTACTAAGTAGTAATGGTTTAAAAAAGGTCGCACTTGCGTGCGACCCTTAATGTACTCTTAACTCCCTGAGAGGCTTCTGCCGTTACGCATGACTTTCTGTCATCTACTTACCCACGACGTGGGTTTGGAAGTGGAATGCGATAGTGAGCACCAGAAGGTGCAGCTACTGCTGTCACCCCAGTCGATTCAACGATTGAACCGTACGTGGTGGCAGTTCTTGGGAAATGCAGCTTTCCTGTTTGGGTGGTGTAGTACGCATCCACAACCAACGGGGAAATGAGCGTATACAACACGAACCCAAGAGCGCATACCAACGCTCCTCCTGCGATAGCACTGAAAAACAATGACCCGCCGGAGATAACATCTAAACCATCTCTGAAACTTTGTCGCATCTTATAACCTCTCTCAAAAGTTGAACAGGCTATATTAAAACATAGTGTACACCCTGCGTCAATAGTATATTTAAAGCTTTCAAAATGTTGATTCCCCTACCTCGCGTGTTATATTCAGCCAATGAAGAAAGCTCATATTATTGGTGTTGCTGGAGTTGCTATGAGCGCAACGGCTAAATTACTCATGGATGCTGGCTGGGACGTCAGTGGTTCTGATGACAACTTCTACCCTCCTGCTTCTGACTATGTCGAAAAACTTGGCTTTACCTTCCACCATGGATATCGAGCGTCAAACATTCCAGAAGATGTTGATCTTGTCATTATTGGCCGCAATGCAAAGCTGACACCAGAAACAAATGCAGAAGTAGAACATGCTCACGAAATAGGTGTCGACATAAAATCCTTCCCTGAGGTAATCGCAGAACTAACCGCCGACGCGCATCGCATTATCGTAGCTGGTAGTTACGGCAAATCTACCGTTACAAGCATCGTGTCGTGGGCATTGGTACAAGCCGAAAAAGATCCGAGCTATTTTATCGGTGCCTACCCGCTGGATATGGAATTTACTTCGCACAAGGGAGCGGGTGAAGTGGCAATAATTGAAGGAGACGAGTACCCTACCGCACACTGGGATGACAGTTCTAAGTTTCTGCATTTTAACGCCGATGATGTACTTCTCACTGCAGTTGAACACGACCATGTGAATGTGTTTCCAACCTACAAAGAATACGTACAACCTTTTATTGAGCTGCTGCGAAACATGCCAGAACACGGTCTTCTTGTTGCCTGTATTGATAACAAAGGCGTAGCGGAGGTTTTAGAACACGCACCGCAATACATTACCTACGGACTTAGTGACGAAGCACTGTGGCACGCTACAAATATTTCCTACGGCGAAACCACTACCTTTGACCTTACGCATGACGGTGAAGTAGTCGCCAAACTACAAACGCAACTATTAGGTAGCCACAATGTACAAAATATAGTTGGCGCTGCCGCTCTTCTTCTTACACGTGAATTAGTAACAGTCGACGAACTACAATCGGCAATTGCATCGTTTAGTGGGGTGCGGAGGCGTTTAAACAAAATCTCTACGACCTCTCGCATACCAACATACGAAGGGTTTGGCTCTTCGTATGAAAAAGCTCGCGCTGCGATTGATGCGATAGCGTTACACTATCCAGACAAAAAAATAGTTACTCTCTTTGAACCACATACGTTCAGCTGGCGAAACCGCGATGCATTAGAATGGTATGACACTGTTTTTAAAGACATGAAAGAGGTGCTGGTATTCCACCCAGCTGAACAAGGATCTGATACACATAAGCAGCTCACACAAAACGAAATAGTTGGTCGTATTAAAGCGTCTGGTATATCGGCTATCCCAGTACAAGATGCAAACAGTGTGTACGAAAAACTAACTGGAACTCTTACTGAAGATACCGTTCTACTAGTACTTACTTCGGGCAACCTAGATGGTGTACTCGATACTCTTCCTGAATGGCTCGATAACACGTTTACTTAATATGCATTCAGATACCTATTACAGTATTACATGTAATGCTGTAATAGACATCGCTCTTATAACTCTTTCCATTTCAGACTTCTACATTTAATCACGCATCATTATGAAAACATTCTCCAGCGAATTTGCACACAACTACGGAACCTATTCATTTGGGTACTGTAACTATTGCGAGTACGAGGCCGGTGACTCTTTGAGCGAGATTTACGAAAAGGGATACCTTCCCTACTCGGGCTCAGAAGATATTTGGAGTACTTTTTATATGGCTCGCAGTTCTCGTATTGAAGTTCCTCGGTGGGAACCAAATAGTGAAAACCGCCGAGTACTTCGTGCACACGAATATGCATTTACTCGCACCGTATACGCTAAGAAAGATTTTGAGACGAATCAAGACTTTAAAGATTTCTGCCTTACGTATTTTGAAACACACCATGGTGCGCACGCTATGCCAGCAGGACGCTTGGATCACATACTAGAAGAAGACGCACTAACGCATATTGTGTCTTACGAAAATGGTGACACGTTGGCAGGCTATGTATTTCTTGCAGCTGACAAAGACATGACGCATGTATGGTTTTATTTTTATG
This genomic stretch from Candidatus Kaiserbacteria bacterium harbors:
- the rsmI gene encoding 16S rRNA (cytidine(1402)-2'-O)-methyltransferase translates to MENGTLYIVATPIGNLEDITLRAIRILGEADVVFCEDTRVTRRLFEKYEINTHLKSLNARTESIKIDEVLSHLENGERVAYVSDAGTPTVSDPGSQLVARVREHNFTIEVIPGASAVTAALSITGVSASEFTFLGFLPHKKGRQTQLKEIAETNRTVVLYESTHRIVKLLDELTEHVGDRKICIARELTKIYEEVLCGTGEELKTLITETPEKQKGEFVVIVASF
- a CDS encoding GNAT family N-acetyltransferase, with the protein product MKTFSSEFAHNYGTYSFGYCNYCEYEAGDSLSEIYEKGYLPYSGSEDIWSTFYMARSSRIEVPRWEPNSENRRVLRAHEYAFTRTVYAKKDFETNQDFKDFCLTYFETHHGAHAMPAGRLDHILEEDALTHIVSYENGDTLAGYVFLAADKDMTHVWFYFYAPEFAKSSFGMWFLLNEASVAKSEGKKHFYIGTAYGDKSRYKTNFSNLEFWDGKEWLQDKNNREVKGRIHNDHLDLVDTTDDFKSGKKNYFA